One genomic window of Polyangium aurulentum includes the following:
- a CDS encoding aldo/keto reductase produces the protein MTTDTSRRIKSLTDYYLLGRSGLRVSPLCLGTMTFGEQWGWGSDAATAGSIFHRYLEAGGNFIDTADGYTNGHSEELLGKLMKDAGNRDRIVLATKFTFNASPGDPNAGGNGRKNIYRALEGSLRRLQTDYIDLYWLHAWDSLTPVEEVMHTLDTLVRSGKVRYIGFSDVPAWYLARAQTIAELRGLERVSALQLEYSLVERNIEREHVPAALELGMGICPWSPLSSGLLTGKYKRKEDGDTEGEGRLAALKNANNPLFNRFTDRNFRIVDVLLDVAKQLGRSPAQVAINWITKRPGISSTILGATKMSQLEDNLAALEFDIPAELSARIDEASRPELVHPYVFFTGGMRAALSGGVPLDKEPRWFRG, from the coding sequence ATGACGACCGACACCTCCCGGCGCATCAAGAGCCTCACCGATTACTACCTCCTCGGCCGGAGCGGCCTGCGCGTCTCGCCGCTCTGCCTGGGGACCATGACCTTCGGCGAGCAATGGGGCTGGGGCAGCGACGCCGCCACCGCGGGCTCCATCTTCCACCGCTACCTCGAGGCCGGCGGCAATTTCATCGACACGGCCGACGGGTACACGAACGGCCATAGCGAGGAGCTGCTCGGCAAGCTCATGAAGGACGCGGGCAACCGCGACAGGATCGTCCTCGCCACCAAGTTCACCTTCAACGCCTCCCCCGGCGACCCGAACGCCGGCGGCAATGGGCGCAAGAACATCTACCGCGCCCTCGAGGGCTCGCTCCGGCGCCTGCAGACCGATTACATCGATCTGTACTGGCTGCACGCCTGGGACTCGCTCACGCCGGTCGAGGAGGTCATGCACACGCTCGACACGCTCGTGCGCTCGGGCAAGGTGCGATACATCGGCTTCAGCGACGTGCCGGCGTGGTATCTCGCGCGGGCGCAGACCATCGCCGAGCTGCGCGGGCTCGAGCGGGTGAGCGCATTGCAGCTCGAATACTCGCTCGTCGAGCGCAACATCGAGCGCGAGCACGTGCCCGCCGCCCTCGAGCTCGGCATGGGCATCTGCCCCTGGAGCCCGCTGTCGAGCGGCCTGCTCACCGGCAAGTACAAGCGCAAGGAGGACGGCGATACCGAGGGCGAAGGTCGGCTCGCGGCCCTCAAGAACGCCAATAACCCGCTGTTCAACCGCTTCACCGACAGGAACTTCCGGATCGTCGACGTATTGCTCGACGTGGCCAAGCAGCTCGGCCGCTCGCCCGCGCAGGTCGCCATCAACTGGATCACCAAGCGGCCCGGCATCAGCTCGACGATCCTCGGCGCCACCAAGATGTCGCAGCTCGAGGACAACCTCGCCGCGCTCGAATTCGACATCCCCGCCGAGCTGTCGGCGCGGATCGACGAAGCGAGCCGGCCCGAGCTCGTCCACCCCTACGTGTTCTTCACCGGCGGCATGCGCGCGGCGCTGTCCGGCGGCGTGCCGCTCGACAAAGAGCCGCGCTGGTTCCGCGGGTAG
- the wrbA gene encoding NAD(P)H:quinone oxidoreductase: MPNVAVIYYSSTGTNSAMAQAVGEGASLAGGEVRVRLVQETAPAAAIDSNPAWRAFVDRTAGEPRATLADLEWADAVVFGTPTRFGNVASQFKSFIDTAGGLWFQGKLANKVYAGFTSAQTVHGGQESTLLALYNTLYHFGGIIVTPGYTDPVVFESGGNPYGPSVTAGAGLPTEKNLAHARYLGKRVTEMATKLRA; encoded by the coding sequence ATGCCGAACGTCGCAGTGATCTATTATTCGTCCACCGGGACCAACTCCGCGATGGCCCAGGCCGTCGGCGAGGGCGCGAGCCTGGCGGGCGGCGAGGTGCGCGTGCGCCTCGTCCAGGAGACCGCGCCGGCAGCGGCCATCGATAGCAACCCGGCGTGGCGGGCGTTCGTCGATCGCACGGCGGGCGAGCCGCGCGCCACGCTGGCGGACCTCGAGTGGGCGGACGCGGTCGTGTTCGGCACGCCGACGCGGTTCGGCAACGTCGCGTCGCAGTTCAAGTCGTTCATCGATACGGCCGGCGGACTGTGGTTCCAGGGCAAGCTCGCGAACAAGGTCTATGCAGGCTTCACCTCGGCGCAGACCGTCCACGGCGGGCAGGAGTCGACGCTGCTCGCGCTCTACAACACGCTCTATCATTTCGGCGGGATCATCGTGACGCCGGGCTACACCGATCCGGTCGTCTTCGAGTCGGGCGGCAATCCCTACGGTCCGAGCGTCACGGCGGGTGCAGGCCTGCCGACCGAGAAGAACCTCGCCCACGCGCGCTATCTCGGCAAGCGCGTCACCGAGATGGCCACGAAGCTGCGCGCCTGA
- a CDS encoding pirin family protein, whose amino-acid sequence MITLRRSEERGHANHGWLNSYHTFSFANYYDPRHMGFGPLRVINEDRVQPGQGFGTHPHRDMEIISYVLEGALEHKDSMGTGSVIRPGDVQRMTAGTGVTHSEFNGSRSELVHFLQIWIMPEERNLRPSYEQKRFSDEDKRGKLRLIASRDGREGSVTVHQDASIYATILGTGEEVRHALSPGRSAWVHVARGEIEIDGKVLRAGDAASVTGEGEVVLKGHGDGEALLFDLS is encoded by the coding sequence ATGATCACGTTGCGTCGCTCCGAGGAACGCGGCCACGCCAACCACGGCTGGCTGAACAGCTACCACACGTTCTCTTTCGCGAACTACTACGACCCGCGCCACATGGGCTTCGGCCCGCTGCGCGTCATCAACGAGGACCGCGTGCAGCCGGGCCAGGGGTTCGGGACGCACCCGCACCGCGATATGGAGATCATCTCGTACGTGCTCGAGGGCGCGCTCGAGCACAAGGATTCAATGGGCACGGGCTCGGTCATCCGGCCCGGCGACGTGCAGCGCATGACCGCGGGCACGGGCGTCACGCACAGCGAATTCAACGGCTCGCGCTCGGAGCTCGTGCATTTCTTGCAGATCTGGATCATGCCCGAGGAGCGCAACCTGCGGCCGAGCTACGAGCAGAAGCGCTTCTCGGACGAGGACAAGCGCGGCAAGCTCCGGCTCATCGCCTCGCGCGACGGCCGCGAAGGCAGCGTCACCGTCCACCAGGACGCGAGCATTTACGCGACGATCCTGGGCACGGGCGAGGAGGTTCGCCACGCGCTTTCGCCCGGTCGAAGCGCCTGGGTGCACGTGGCGCGCGGCGAGATCGAGATCGACGGCAAGGTCCTGCGCGCGGGCGACGCCGCCTCCGTGACCGGCGAGGGAGAGGTCGTTCTCAAAGGGCACGGCGACGGCGAGGCGCTGCTCTTCGATCTGTCCTGA